A genomic segment from Bombus huntii isolate Logan2020A chromosome 13, iyBomHunt1.1, whole genome shotgun sequence encodes:
- the LOC126872721 gene encoding UPF0430 protein CG31712 isoform X3, with product MGRSRSRTKSPSRRRHKSKHSRKRSKSREKHSNNKYSDKPKERSSKSRDRDRKMDEVERLAEMERQRKKKELSNKIFTASAVGRQREVEQKMVEEEAAKRIEELVQKRVEEELEKRKEEIEAEVQRRVEEAKRAMERQMMEEMEWRQAKLREEEKRREEEERKKREELERIMEENNRKIEEAQKKLAEERLAMVEQQRLIEEERQKMRKEHEKRVKEEQKKILGKNNSRPKLSFTLKPVT from the exons ATGGGCCGCTCTAGATCCAGGACAAAATCTCCTAGTAGACGGCGTCATAAGAGTAAGCATTCAAGGAAACGCTCAAAATCACGTGAGAAGCATTCGAACAACAAGTACTCCGACAAGCCAAAAGAACGTAGTTCTAAATCAag AGACAGGGATCGCAAAATGGATGAGGTAGAGAGGCTGGCAGAAATGGAACGTCAAAG gaaaaagaaagaattatcGAACAAAATCTTCACCGCAAGTGCAGTTGG AAGGCAGCGTGAAGTAGAGCAAAAAATGGTTGAAGAAGAAGCTGCAAAGCGAATAGAAGAACTAGTGCAGAAGAGGGTGGAGGAAGAGCTAGAAAAGCGTAAGGAGGAAATAGAAGCTGAAGTACAAAGGAGAGTAGAAGAAGCTAAAAGGGCTATGGAGCGTCAAATGATGGAGGAAATGGAATGGAGACAAGCAAAGCTTCGTGAGGAGGAGAAACGAAGAGAG GAGGAAGAGCGGAAGAAGCGTGAGGAACTAGAGAGGATCATGGAGGAGAACAACAGAAAAATAGAGGAAGCTCAGAAGAAACTG GCTGAAGAAAGATTGGCCATGGTCGAACAGCAACGTTTAATAGAAGAAGAAAGGCAAAAAATGAGGAAAGAACATGAAAAGCGTGTTAAAGAGGAACAGAAGAAAATTCTCGGGAAGAACAACTCGAGGCCTAAATTGTCCTTTACGCTAAAGCCAGTTACGTGA
- the LOC126872721 gene encoding UPF0430 protein CG31712 isoform X4, which yields MGRSRSRTKSPSRRRHKSKHSRKRSKSREKHSNNKYSDKPKERSSKSRDRDRKMDEVERLAEMERQRRQREVEQKMVEEEAAKRIEELVQKRVEEELEKRKEEIEAEVQRRVEEAKRAMERQMMEEMEWRQAKLREEEKRREEEERKKREELERIMEENNRKIEEAQKKLAEERLAMVEQQRLIEEERQKMRKEHEKRVKEEQKKILGKNNSRPKLSFTLKPVT from the exons ATGGGCCGCTCTAGATCCAGGACAAAATCTCCTAGTAGACGGCGTCATAAGAGTAAGCATTCAAGGAAACGCTCAAAATCACGTGAGAAGCATTCGAACAACAAGTACTCCGACAAGCCAAAAGAACGTAGTTCTAAATCAag AGACAGGGATCGCAAAATGGATGAGGTAGAGAGGCTGGCAGAAATGGAACGTCAAAG AAGGCAGCGTGAAGTAGAGCAAAAAATGGTTGAAGAAGAAGCTGCAAAGCGAATAGAAGAACTAGTGCAGAAGAGGGTGGAGGAAGAGCTAGAAAAGCGTAAGGAGGAAATAGAAGCTGAAGTACAAAGGAGAGTAGAAGAAGCTAAAAGGGCTATGGAGCGTCAAATGATGGAGGAAATGGAATGGAGACAAGCAAAGCTTCGTGAGGAGGAGAAACGAAGAGAG GAGGAAGAGCGGAAGAAGCGTGAGGAACTAGAGAGGATCATGGAGGAGAACAACAGAAAAATAGAGGAAGCTCAGAAGAAACTG GCTGAAGAAAGATTGGCCATGGTCGAACAGCAACGTTTAATAGAAGAAGAAAGGCAAAAAATGAGGAAAGAACATGAAAAGCGTGTTAAAGAGGAACAGAAGAAAATTCTCGGGAAGAACAACTCGAGGCCTAAATTGTCCTTTACGCTAAAGCCAGTTACGTGA
- the LOC126872721 gene encoding UPF0430 protein CG31712 isoform X2 gives MGRSRSRTKSPSRRRHKSKHSRKRSKSREKHSNNKYSDKPKERSSKSRKRSHSASSSSGSDASDDVHIVSHKKRSYRDRDRKMDEVERLAEMERQRRQREVEQKMVEEEAAKRIEELVQKRVEEELEKRKEEIEAEVQRRVEEAKRAMERQMMEEMEWRQAKLREEEKRREEEERKKREELERIMEENNRKIEEAQKKLAEERLAMVEQQRLIEEERQKMRKEHEKRVKEEQKKILGKNNSRPKLSFTLKPVT, from the exons ATGGGCCGCTCTAGATCCAGGACAAAATCTCCTAGTAGACGGCGTCATAAGAGTAAGCATTCAAGGAAACGCTCAAAATCACGTGAGAAGCATTCGAACAACAAGTACTCCGACAAGCCAAAAGAACGTAGTTCTAAATCAag GAAACGATCCCATTCTGCATCCTCTAGTTCAGGCTCAGATGCTTCGGATGATGTACACATTGTCAGTCATAAGAAACGTTCATACAGAGACAGGGATCGCAAAATGGATGAGGTAGAGAGGCTGGCAGAAATGGAACGTCAAAG AAGGCAGCGTGAAGTAGAGCAAAAAATGGTTGAAGAAGAAGCTGCAAAGCGAATAGAAGAACTAGTGCAGAAGAGGGTGGAGGAAGAGCTAGAAAAGCGTAAGGAGGAAATAGAAGCTGAAGTACAAAGGAGAGTAGAAGAAGCTAAAAGGGCTATGGAGCGTCAAATGATGGAGGAAATGGAATGGAGACAAGCAAAGCTTCGTGAGGAGGAGAAACGAAGAGAG GAGGAAGAGCGGAAGAAGCGTGAGGAACTAGAGAGGATCATGGAGGAGAACAACAGAAAAATAGAGGAAGCTCAGAAGAAACTG GCTGAAGAAAGATTGGCCATGGTCGAACAGCAACGTTTAATAGAAGAAGAAAGGCAAAAAATGAGGAAAGAACATGAAAAGCGTGTTAAAGAGGAACAGAAGAAAATTCTCGGGAAGAACAACTCGAGGCCTAAATTGTCCTTTACGCTAAAGCCAGTTACGTGA
- the LOC126872721 gene encoding UPF0430 protein CG31712 isoform X1, which yields MGRSRSRTKSPSRRRHKSKHSRKRSKSREKHSNNKYSDKPKERSSKSRKRSHSASSSSGSDASDDVHIVSHKKRSYRDRDRKMDEVERLAEMERQRKKKELSNKIFTASAVGRQREVEQKMVEEEAAKRIEELVQKRVEEELEKRKEEIEAEVQRRVEEAKRAMERQMMEEMEWRQAKLREEEKRREEEERKKREELERIMEENNRKIEEAQKKLAEERLAMVEQQRLIEEERQKMRKEHEKRVKEEQKKILGKNNSRPKLSFTLKPVT from the exons ATGGGCCGCTCTAGATCCAGGACAAAATCTCCTAGTAGACGGCGTCATAAGAGTAAGCATTCAAGGAAACGCTCAAAATCACGTGAGAAGCATTCGAACAACAAGTACTCCGACAAGCCAAAAGAACGTAGTTCTAAATCAag GAAACGATCCCATTCTGCATCCTCTAGTTCAGGCTCAGATGCTTCGGATGATGTACACATTGTCAGTCATAAGAAACGTTCATACAGAGACAGGGATCGCAAAATGGATGAGGTAGAGAGGCTGGCAGAAATGGAACGTCAAAG gaaaaagaaagaattatcGAACAAAATCTTCACCGCAAGTGCAGTTGG AAGGCAGCGTGAAGTAGAGCAAAAAATGGTTGAAGAAGAAGCTGCAAAGCGAATAGAAGAACTAGTGCAGAAGAGGGTGGAGGAAGAGCTAGAAAAGCGTAAGGAGGAAATAGAAGCTGAAGTACAAAGGAGAGTAGAAGAAGCTAAAAGGGCTATGGAGCGTCAAATGATGGAGGAAATGGAATGGAGACAAGCAAAGCTTCGTGAGGAGGAGAAACGAAGAGAG GAGGAAGAGCGGAAGAAGCGTGAGGAACTAGAGAGGATCATGGAGGAGAACAACAGAAAAATAGAGGAAGCTCAGAAGAAACTG GCTGAAGAAAGATTGGCCATGGTCGAACAGCAACGTTTAATAGAAGAAGAAAGGCAAAAAATGAGGAAAGAACATGAAAAGCGTGTTAAAGAGGAACAGAAGAAAATTCTCGGGAAGAACAACTCGAGGCCTAAATTGTCCTTTACGCTAAAGCCAGTTACGTGA
- the LOC126872729 gene encoding tubulin glycylase 3A-like, with protein sequence MYKDILLRFASKDFTLDNFHESIHLCNTTVQLKYRKTIKQNAQIPSELHWNLQKFKEYLKNTDRESAWEGLIKPGIKQNLIGALLASQENMVNRKNSFQLYGADFLIMDDLSVWLIEINTNPRLHPPSSTVTEELYPEIIEDTIKVVIDRRKNKKAPRGKFECIFKQRSPFYGNVLGKGASLGIRGKALLSTANSPRKL encoded by the exons ATGTACAA GGATATTCTGCTTCGTTTCGCGTCGAAAGATTTTACTCTCGACAATTTCCACGAATCGATTCATTTATGTAACACGACTGTGCAGTTGAAGTACAGAAAGACAATAAAGCAGAACGCACAGATACCCAGCGAACTTCACTGGAATCTTCAGAAATTCAAGGAATACTTGAA AAATACCGACCGAGAATCAGCATGGGAGGGACTCATTAAACCAGGTATCAAGCaaaatttaattggcgcacTTCTGGCATCCCAAGAAAATATGGTCAATCGAAAAAACAGTTTCCAATTATACGGCgctgattttttaataatggATGACCTATCGGTCTGGTTAAtcgaaataaatacaaatcCACGATTGCATCCTCCGAGCAGTACTGTTACCGAGGAACTTTATCCAGAAATAATAGAAGATACTATTAAAG TGGTTATAGATcgtcgtaaaaataaaaaagctcCTCGTGGTAAGTTCGAGTGCATCTTCAAACAACGCAGTCCATTTTACGGGAACGTTCTAGGAAAAGGAGCGAGTCTTGGAATTCGCGGCAAGGCACTACTTTCAACAGCAAATTCACCTCgaaaactataa
- the LOC126872738 gene encoding uncharacterized protein LOC126872738: MITNVEPVRTANVEILCNRDDLDDLLEEEEKENVNTYGKIILREYLSLLSAEDAKINFILKVLTKAVNEHKIFVIYGTFPVLRKPLGRRNWIEKRFIRRMLSMSPEISEAGLETIEKLLRYPANFIWSTNKRVAVRTEERTIINKFSGCYFTSKVTYSK, from the exons ATGATTACGAACGTAGAGCCTGTAAGAACCGCGAACGTCGAGATTCTTTGCAACCGCGATGATCTCGACGATCTACTGgaagaagaggagaaagaaaacgTGAACACATACGGCAAGATCATTCTCAGGGAATACTTGAGTCTTCTCTCCGCTGAGGACGCAAAGATCAATTTCATTCTAAAGGTTCTGACAAAGGCGGTAAACGAACATAAAATTTTCGTGATTTATGGCACCTTCCCAGTGCTAAGGAAGCCTCTAGGAAGAAGAAACTGGATAGAGAAAAGGTTCATCAGAAGAATGCTCTCAATGTCACCGGAAATCTCGGAAG CTGGCTTGGAAacgattgaaaaattattacgttatccTGCTAATTTTATATGGTCCACTAATAAAAGAGTAGCGGTTAGAACAGAAGAAAGAAccataattaataaattctccGGGTGCTATTTCACATCAAAGGTTACTTATAGCAAGTGA
- the LOC126872713 gene encoding tubulin glycylase 3A-like isoform X1, with protein sequence MKANDEALSNLEPTSSDKTDKNEEQPVVDEPLDNNPKPTLDIVSDANIVQGTVQPSLELPPTLHERFMRIKQIVKDAIAAHHTFMVYGRARVIRECMLRRGWCEKFFKKNTNGEQHFNVDASPVVLLAGIGDLRDQQSERLLISRMLTNHTVDFLWNTGSEWPGWPAQDNKTTIFNRYCRAGFTSKVGLCSNVRQMHWYYEAGVANTLFPRCYNLCQGDQMHAFVEDFRFTACLGLLKWLVSKINNEGENAVRAPTGTVPLKALEFAIKRCSDYISAQSHEDIDQEIERVWVHQWDQFISWYYQIVHGHALFVRNNVPFQKFFLASKHILKKMKKYWPQIDMDGVMNVWIMKPGNKSRGRGIVLLNKLEDVMAKMNPSNKSDTRYVVQKYIERPLLIHSTKFDIRQWFVITCAQPLTLWIYKESYLRFCSQKFSLTDFHESIHLCNHAIQCKYTNCGDRNAALPSDNMWDATTFKEFLKSQGHDKAWDDIIYPGMKQGLVGSLLASQEAMDRRKNSFELYGADFMVMDDFSVWLIEINSHPDMSYSSKVTTRLCRQVLEDTIKVVIDYREDKNVDTGQFELAYKQRMPSCQPYLGAALSLQGTRITTCGKKANLNNQESKVSLVSKSPMTCLTKKKSTVHNQIGPVIVDLIEELEIQLDQEFYAYYKMDSPKLRQALPTSAPPKPLITAVLIDKQESTVKSAPVVGPVPNVKSKFPTSVQEKIGNNQKHMARMPRKSHTFAGPDSSKAESSPVSQSLVTKIMAFQKQSTKLVPKIEKPLKSNNDKIIKTVIRDAIKKYKRNTPHLSTITRETPTLPSLLTTNKVGQAVNVKNKNRNVPKKYPRQKKNKILSDITDMYAVGLRLTK encoded by the exons ATGAAAGCAAACGATGAGGCGCTATCGAATTTGGAGCCGACCAGCTCGGATAAAACGGACAAGAATGAAGAACAACCTGTGGTGGACGAACCGCTAGATAACAACCCGAAACCAACGCTAGACATTGTATCAGATGCGAATATAGTTCAAG GAACAGTTCAGCCGAGTTTAGAACTTCCACCGACGTTACACGAACGATTTATGCGAATCAAGCAAATAGTGAAAGATGCCATAGCTGCGCATCACACGTTTATGGTGTACGGAAGGGCGCGAGTGATTCGCGAATGCATGTTAAGACGAGGATGGTGCGAAAAGTTCTTCAAAAAGAATACCAATG GCGAACAACATTTTAACGTGGATGCAAGTCCTGTCGTATTGTTGGCTGGTATCGGCGATTTAAGGGATCAGCAAAGCGAGCGCCTATTGATCTCTAGAATGCTCACTAATCACACCGTGGATTTTCTCTGGAACACAGGATCGGAATGGCCCGGTTGGCCAGCACAGGACAACAAAACGACGATCTTTAACAGATATTGTCGGGCAGGATTCACGTCGAAG GTGGGTTTATGTTCGAACGTCAGACAAATGCACTGGTATTACGAGGCTGGAGTGGCGAACACACTTTTTCCACGTTGCTATAATTTATGCCAAGGCGATCAGATGCACGCTTTCGTCGAAGACTTTCG ATTCACAGCATGTCTAGGTCTGTTAAAATGGTTAGTTAGTAAGATCAACAACGAAGGTGAAAACGCAGTTAGAGCACCGACTGGCACGGTGCCCTTGAAGGCGTTAGAGTTCGCAATTAAACGATGCAGCGATTACATTAGCGCACAATCGCACGAGGATATCGACCAAGAAATCGAAAGGGTTTGGGTGCATCAATGGGATCAGTTTATCAGCTGGTACTATCAGATCGTTCATGGTCACGCTCTCTTTGTTCGAAACAATGTGCCATTTCAA AAATTCTTCTTGGCGTCGAAGCATATCctgaagaagatgaagaagtACTGGCCACAAATCGATATGGACGGTGTGATGAACGTGTGGATCATGAAACCGGGAAATAAAAGCCGAGGTCGAGGAATCGTTCTGCTGAATAAACTGGAAGATGTCATGGCGAAGATGAATCCATCGAATAAATCAGACACGCGCTATGtcgtacaaaaatatattg AACGGCCATTACTCATACACAGCACTAAATTTGACATCAGACAATGGTTCGTCATTACCTGCGCCCAGCCCCTAACTCTTTGGATATACAA GGAAAGTTACCTGCGATTCTGCTCCCAGAAATTCAGTTTGACGGACTTCCACGAGTCGATTCATCTGTGCAATCACGCGATCCAGTGCAAGTACACGAATTGCGGCGATAGAAATGCTGCGTTGCCCTCGGATAATATGTGGGATGCTACGACCTTCAAAGAGTTTCTCAA ATCTCAAGGACACGACAAAGCGTGGGACGATATAATCTATCCTGGGATGAAGCAAGGCCTGGTTGGCTCTTTGTTAGCTAGTCAAGAAGCTATGGACCGTCGAAAAAATAGTTTCGAACTCTATGGCGCTGATTTTATGGTTATGGATGACTTTTCCGTATGGCTGATCGAAATCAATAGTCATCCTGACATGAGTTACTCGAGCAAAGTTACGACACGCCTGTGCAGACAAGTTCTCGAGGACACTATAAAAG TGGTTATAGATTATCGAGAAGATAAAAACGTTGATACAGGACAGTTTGAGTTGGCTTACAAACAAAGGATGCCAAGTTGTCAACCATATTTAGGCGCAGCTCTATCTCTTCAAGGGACTAGAATAACTACTTGTGGGAAGAAAgctaatttaaataatcaggAATCGAAAGTTAGTCTCGTTTCGAAGTCCCCGATG ACTTGTTTAACGAAGAAGAAATCGACTGTGCACAATCAAATCGGTCCAGTGATCGTAGATTTGATCGAAGAATTAGAAATACAGCTTGACCAAGAATTTTACGCTTACTACAAAATGGACTCGCCTAAGTTAAGGCAAGCTCTACCAACGAGTGCACCTCCAAAGCCCTTAATAACTGCTGTGCTGATCGATAAGCAGGAATCGACCGTGAAAAGTGCACCTGTGGTTGGCCCGGTACCCAACGTTAAGTCAAAATTCCCTACATCCGTTCAG GAAAAAATTGGCAATAATCAGAAACATATGGCGCGCATGCCGAGAAAATCGCACACTTTCGCTGGACCAGATAGCAGTAAGGCAGAATCATCTCCGGTATCGCAGTCTTTGGTTACCAAGATTATGGCTTTTCAGAAACAATCTACAAAATTGGTtccaaaaatagaaaaaccttTGAAGTCAAACAATGATAAG ATAATCAAGACGGTGATACGAGATGCCATTAAAAAGTACAAGAGGAATACTCCTCATCTGTCCACCATAACTCGGGAGACACCAACGTTGCCGTCTCTTCTAACTACAAACAAAGTTGGTCAAGCAGTgaacgtgaaaaataaaaatcgtaaCGTCCCAAAAAAATATCCTCGTCAAAAGAAGAATAAGATTTTATCAGACATCACGGACATGTACGCCGTTGGTTTAAGGTTAACTAAGTGA
- the LOC126872713 gene encoding tubulin glycylase 3A-like isoform X2, with protein sequence MKANDEALSNLEPTSSDKTDKNEEQPVVDEPLDNNPKPTLDIVSDANIVQGTVQPSLELPPTLHERFMRIKQIVKDAIAAHHTFMVYGRARVIRECMLRRGWCEKFFKKNTNGEQHFNVDASPVVLLAGIGDLRDQQSERLLISRMLTNHTVDFLWNTGSEWPGWPAQDNKTTIFNRYCRAGFTSKVGLCSNVRQMHWYYEAGVANTLFPRCYNLCQGDQMHAFVEDFRFTACLGLLKWLVSKINNEGENAVRAPTGTVPLKALEFAIKRCSDYISAQSHEDIDQEIERVWVHQWDQFISWYYQIVHGHALFVRNNVPFQKFFLASKHILKKMKKYWPQIDMDGVMNVWIMKPGNKSRGRGIVLLNKLEDVMAKMNPSNKSDTRYVVQKYIERPLLIHSTKFDIRQWFVITCAQPLTLWIYKESYLRFCSQKFSLTDFHESIHLCNHAIQCKYTNCGDRNAALPSDNMWDATTFKEFLKSQGHDKAWDDIIYPGMKQGLVGSLLASQEAMDRRKNSFELYGADFMVMDDFSVWLIEINSHPDMSYSSKVTTRLCRQVLEDTIKVVIDYREDKNVDTGQFELAYKQRMPSCQPYLGAALSLQGTRITTCGKKANLNNQESKVSLVSKSPMTCLTKKKSTVHNQIGPVIVDLIEELEIQLDQEFYAYYKMDSPKLRQALPTSAPPKPLITAVLIDKQESTVKSAPVVGPVPNVKSKFPTSVQEKIGNNQKHMARMPRKSHTFAGPDSSKAESSPVSQSLVTKIMAFQKQSTKLVPKIEKPLKSNNDKTVIRDAIKKYKRNTPHLSTITRETPTLPSLLTTNKVGQAVNVKNKNRNVPKKYPRQKKNKILSDITDMYAVGLRLTK encoded by the exons ATGAAAGCAAACGATGAGGCGCTATCGAATTTGGAGCCGACCAGCTCGGATAAAACGGACAAGAATGAAGAACAACCTGTGGTGGACGAACCGCTAGATAACAACCCGAAACCAACGCTAGACATTGTATCAGATGCGAATATAGTTCAAG GAACAGTTCAGCCGAGTTTAGAACTTCCACCGACGTTACACGAACGATTTATGCGAATCAAGCAAATAGTGAAAGATGCCATAGCTGCGCATCACACGTTTATGGTGTACGGAAGGGCGCGAGTGATTCGCGAATGCATGTTAAGACGAGGATGGTGCGAAAAGTTCTTCAAAAAGAATACCAATG GCGAACAACATTTTAACGTGGATGCAAGTCCTGTCGTATTGTTGGCTGGTATCGGCGATTTAAGGGATCAGCAAAGCGAGCGCCTATTGATCTCTAGAATGCTCACTAATCACACCGTGGATTTTCTCTGGAACACAGGATCGGAATGGCCCGGTTGGCCAGCACAGGACAACAAAACGACGATCTTTAACAGATATTGTCGGGCAGGATTCACGTCGAAG GTGGGTTTATGTTCGAACGTCAGACAAATGCACTGGTATTACGAGGCTGGAGTGGCGAACACACTTTTTCCACGTTGCTATAATTTATGCCAAGGCGATCAGATGCACGCTTTCGTCGAAGACTTTCG ATTCACAGCATGTCTAGGTCTGTTAAAATGGTTAGTTAGTAAGATCAACAACGAAGGTGAAAACGCAGTTAGAGCACCGACTGGCACGGTGCCCTTGAAGGCGTTAGAGTTCGCAATTAAACGATGCAGCGATTACATTAGCGCACAATCGCACGAGGATATCGACCAAGAAATCGAAAGGGTTTGGGTGCATCAATGGGATCAGTTTATCAGCTGGTACTATCAGATCGTTCATGGTCACGCTCTCTTTGTTCGAAACAATGTGCCATTTCAA AAATTCTTCTTGGCGTCGAAGCATATCctgaagaagatgaagaagtACTGGCCACAAATCGATATGGACGGTGTGATGAACGTGTGGATCATGAAACCGGGAAATAAAAGCCGAGGTCGAGGAATCGTTCTGCTGAATAAACTGGAAGATGTCATGGCGAAGATGAATCCATCGAATAAATCAGACACGCGCTATGtcgtacaaaaatatattg AACGGCCATTACTCATACACAGCACTAAATTTGACATCAGACAATGGTTCGTCATTACCTGCGCCCAGCCCCTAACTCTTTGGATATACAA GGAAAGTTACCTGCGATTCTGCTCCCAGAAATTCAGTTTGACGGACTTCCACGAGTCGATTCATCTGTGCAATCACGCGATCCAGTGCAAGTACACGAATTGCGGCGATAGAAATGCTGCGTTGCCCTCGGATAATATGTGGGATGCTACGACCTTCAAAGAGTTTCTCAA ATCTCAAGGACACGACAAAGCGTGGGACGATATAATCTATCCTGGGATGAAGCAAGGCCTGGTTGGCTCTTTGTTAGCTAGTCAAGAAGCTATGGACCGTCGAAAAAATAGTTTCGAACTCTATGGCGCTGATTTTATGGTTATGGATGACTTTTCCGTATGGCTGATCGAAATCAATAGTCATCCTGACATGAGTTACTCGAGCAAAGTTACGACACGCCTGTGCAGACAAGTTCTCGAGGACACTATAAAAG TGGTTATAGATTATCGAGAAGATAAAAACGTTGATACAGGACAGTTTGAGTTGGCTTACAAACAAAGGATGCCAAGTTGTCAACCATATTTAGGCGCAGCTCTATCTCTTCAAGGGACTAGAATAACTACTTGTGGGAAGAAAgctaatttaaataatcaggAATCGAAAGTTAGTCTCGTTTCGAAGTCCCCGATG ACTTGTTTAACGAAGAAGAAATCGACTGTGCACAATCAAATCGGTCCAGTGATCGTAGATTTGATCGAAGAATTAGAAATACAGCTTGACCAAGAATTTTACGCTTACTACAAAATGGACTCGCCTAAGTTAAGGCAAGCTCTACCAACGAGTGCACCTCCAAAGCCCTTAATAACTGCTGTGCTGATCGATAAGCAGGAATCGACCGTGAAAAGTGCACCTGTGGTTGGCCCGGTACCCAACGTTAAGTCAAAATTCCCTACATCCGTTCAG GAAAAAATTGGCAATAATCAGAAACATATGGCGCGCATGCCGAGAAAATCGCACACTTTCGCTGGACCAGATAGCAGTAAGGCAGAATCATCTCCGGTATCGCAGTCTTTGGTTACCAAGATTATGGCTTTTCAGAAACAATCTACAAAATTGGTtccaaaaatagaaaaaccttTGAAGTCAAACAATGATAAG ACGGTGATACGAGATGCCATTAAAAAGTACAAGAGGAATACTCCTCATCTGTCCACCATAACTCGGGAGACACCAACGTTGCCGTCTCTTCTAACTACAAACAAAGTTGGTCAAGCAGTgaacgtgaaaaataaaaatcgtaaCGTCCCAAAAAAATATCCTCGTCAAAAGAAGAATAAGATTTTATCAGACATCACGGACATGTACGCCGTTGGTTTAAGGTTAACTAAGTGA
- the LOC126872722 gene encoding mannose-P-dolichol utilization defect 1 protein homolog, translating to MAHLIRNVSLLLFTEECIEEYFDDMNFFHVGCFKLALSKFLGLGIIGGSLLVKIPQIVKILRSKSVEGINVFSVLLDLFAMTAMVSYSFISGFPFSSWGDGVFLGMQTLAIAILVMHFSGNTVQATAFLAAYLAVFFAATSGLTPVNVLWGCQAMNIPIVLASKLMQAYTNYSNGNTGQLSAITAFMLLFGSLTRIFTSIQETGDITMIIMYMCSSISNAIIVAQILYYWNVDAKNKDGTKKNQ from the exons ATGGCTCACTTAATCAGGAACGTTTCTCTTCTACTATTCACAGAAGAGTGCATAGAAGAATATTTCGATGACATGAACTTTTTTCACG TTGGATGCTTCAAATTGGCGCTGAGCAAATTTTTAGGTCTCGGCATCATCGGTGGATCTCTTCTcg TCAAGATACCACAGATTGTAAAAATTCTTAGAAGTAAAAGTGTAGAAGGCATCAATGTCTTCAGCGTGTTACTGGACTTATTTGCCATGACAGCCATGGTATCCTACAGTTTTATAAGTGGTTTTCCATTCAG TTCATGGGGTGATGGAGTTTTTTTAGGTATGCAAACTTTAGCAATTGCAATATTAGTCATGCATTTCAGTGGTAATACAGTTCAAGCAACTGCATTCCTTGCTGCTTATCTAGCAGTGTTCTTTGCTGCTACTAGTGGCTTGACCCCGGTAAATGTTCTGTGGGGTTGTCAAGCAATGAATATACCCATTGTACTTGCCAGTAAG TTAATGCAAGCCTACACAAATTACTCCAATGGAAATACTGGTCAGCTATCAGCAATAACAGCTTTCATGCTCCTCTTTGGATCTCTTACACGAATATTTACCTCTATCCAAGAAACAGGAGATATTACAATGATAATAATGTATATGTGCTCCTCTATATCAAATGCTATAATAGTTGcacaaattttgtattattggAATGTAGATGCGAAAAACAaagatggaacaaaaaaaaatcaataa